The Treponema medium genome has a window encoding:
- a CDS encoding CoA-disulfide reductase, whose amino-acid sequence MKKYIIVGGVAGGAGVAARLRRLDETAEITVFERGQHISFANCGLPYYAGGVIENRDALFVMTPEKFKASLNVTAKVRHEVTAINPASKTVTVKNLDTGAEVIENYDTLILSPGASPIKPPIPGINDEAIYTLRSVSDIDAIKQRIDNPATKRVAVIGGGFIGLEMAENLHRRGIDVSIIEAVDQVMNVIDYDMAAIVQANIRSKGVGVYLKDGVTAFERRSAGLAVCLQSGKEVVCDAVLLSIGVRPDTKLAKDCNIELAPNGAIKVNDYFETSQKDIYAIGDAISFKSPLLDTDTTIPLAGPANKQARICADNIVYGNKKTYCGTIGTSIARIFDYTAAATGLGEKALDRVGLPYKQAVTHAAHHASYYPHASILSIKILYNPENGRLWGAQAVGAEGVDKRIDVLAAYIKKNGTIFDLAEFEHAYAPPFDSAKDPVNILGFIAENDHNGLTTIISWRDVPRYAEQGAFFLDARTPEEFSCGAIPGAVNIPHTALRGRLNEVPKDRPIVINCGSGLRGYTAERILRQNGYKNTVNLSGGFMTYNTVHNELSRLP is encoded by the coding sequence ATGAAAAAATACATCATAGTAGGCGGCGTTGCCGGAGGGGCAGGCGTTGCAGCTCGGTTGCGCAGATTGGATGAAACAGCGGAGATTACCGTCTTTGAGCGGGGACAGCATATCAGCTTTGCAAACTGCGGGCTTCCCTATTATGCCGGCGGCGTTATCGAAAACCGGGATGCGCTTTTTGTGATGACGCCCGAAAAGTTTAAGGCATCGCTAAACGTTACCGCAAAGGTACGACATGAGGTAACGGCGATTAATCCTGCTTCCAAAACGGTAACAGTCAAAAATTTGGATACCGGGGCGGAAGTTATCGAAAACTATGATACGCTGATTTTAAGCCCGGGCGCATCCCCCATTAAGCCGCCGATTCCGGGAATTAACGATGAAGCGATTTATACATTGCGGTCGGTCAGCGATATCGATGCGATTAAACAAAGAATAGACAACCCTGCAACAAAACGGGTCGCTGTAATCGGCGGCGGCTTTATCGGTTTGGAAATGGCTGAGAACCTGCACCGCCGTGGCATAGACGTTTCTATTATCGAAGCAGTTGATCAGGTGATGAATGTTATCGATTATGATATGGCGGCAATCGTGCAGGCGAACATCCGCAGCAAGGGGGTCGGTGTATACCTGAAAGATGGAGTAACAGCGTTTGAACGGCGCAGCGCCGGTTTGGCGGTATGTTTGCAGTCGGGTAAAGAGGTGGTATGCGATGCTGTTCTTCTTTCGATCGGTGTACGTCCCGATACCAAATTGGCAAAGGATTGCAATATTGAGTTGGCGCCGAACGGAGCGATAAAGGTCAACGATTATTTTGAAACTTCTCAAAAGGATATTTACGCTATCGGCGACGCTATTTCGTTTAAAAGCCCCTTGCTTGATACCGATACGACAATTCCGCTTGCTGGCCCTGCGAATAAACAGGCTCGTATCTGTGCGGATAATATCGTGTACGGCAATAAGAAAACATACTGCGGGACAATCGGTACCAGCATTGCGCGGATATTCGATTATACCGCAGCTGCGACGGGATTGGGAGAGAAAGCGTTGGATAGGGTAGGGCTCCCTTATAAGCAGGCGGTAACGCATGCCGCTCATCATGCAAGTTATTACCCTCATGCTTCTATACTGTCGATTAAAATTCTATATAATCCTGAAAATGGTAGATTATGGGGTGCACAGGCGGTCGGTGCGGAAGGTGTTGATAAGAGAATTGACGTTCTTGCCGCCTACATTAAAAAGAATGGCACGATTTTCGATCTTGCCGAATTTGAGCACGCTTATGCGCCGCCGTTTGACTCTGCAAAGGATCCTGTCAATATACTCGGATTTATTGCGGAAAACGACCATAACGGTTTAACAACGATTATTTCGTGGCGGGATGTTCCTCGATATGCAGAACAGGGAGCGTTCTTCCTTGATGCACGGACTCCAGAGGAGTTTAGCTGCGGCGCCATTCCGGGAGCGGTCAATATACCGCATACTGCATTGCGTGGTAGATTAAACGAAGTACCGAAAGACCGTCCAATTGTTATTAACTGCGGCTCCGGTTTGCGGGGCTATACAGCTGAACGGATCTTGCGGCAGAACGGATATAAGAATACGGTGAACCTTTCGGGCGGTTTTATGACATATAACACTGTTCATAATGAATTGTCCCGTTTGCCTTGA
- a CDS encoding biotin transporter BioY: MRKSIISAVFAALICAGWMMAIPVGPIPIVLQNALAVLAGLLLGPLFGGLSVLLFLIAGAVGLPVFSGGSGGFAVFAGPTGGFLVGYLAAAVVGGFIMKLYREEQRWTLACGIIAVAGLLSFLSIYVFGLLWFKHALSLSWQHTFMKGFVPFILPDLIKLVVVVPITLKLHPIIRRYTE; this comes from the coding sequence ATGCGTAAAAGTATTATTTCTGCGGTTTTTGCCGCGTTGATTTGTGCGGGATGGATGATGGCCATTCCCGTTGGACCTATTCCAATTGTACTGCAAAACGCGCTTGCAGTGCTTGCCGGATTGCTGTTGGGGCCGTTGTTCGGCGGTCTTTCGGTGCTGTTATTTCTGATTGCGGGAGCTGTCGGTTTGCCTGTCTTTTCGGGCGGTTCCGGCGGCTTTGCCGTATTTGCAGGACCGACCGGCGGCTTTTTAGTTGGGTATCTTGCCGCAGCAGTTGTCGGCGGTTTTATTATGAAACTTTACAGAGAGGAACAGCGGTGGACGCTCGCCTGCGGCATCATTGCAGTTGCAGGGCTTTTAAGCTTCCTTTCCATCTATGTATTCGGTCTTCTGTGGTTTAAGCACGCACTTAGCCTTAGCTGGCAGCATACTTTTATGAAAGGGTTTGTGCCGTTTATCCTACCCGATCTGATTAAGCTGGTCGTTGTCGTTCCTATTACGCTTAAATTGCACCCGATTATACGGCGCTATACGGAATAA
- a CDS encoding ABC transporter ATP-binding protein, whose protein sequence is MMSSSERYELLKLTDVTKSFAGAGQPVLNGISFSVFDGDCIVVSGPNGSGKTVLMTLIAGLETLSSGSIVRSRKDGGELRIGLVFQEADAQILGDTVEEDALFGMRDSKLPKEVIAQRLETILTMLGLYEKRRSPARSLSGGEKRRLAVAGILMMEADVIIFDEPFANLDFAGVVQVTAMIEQLQRDGKTVMVLTHELEKVLALANRLIILHKGHLVYNAEPEPALHSGILEQYGIRNPLCSYRVFADLVWKIGEQSSPVHIDDR, encoded by the coding sequence ATGATGTCTTCCTCAGAACGATATGAATTGCTCAAGCTCACCGATGTAACTAAATCTTTTGCCGGAGCTGGGCAGCCGGTGCTGAACGGTATATCTTTTTCGGTATTTGATGGCGATTGCATTGTCGTATCGGGACCGAATGGATCGGGTAAAACGGTATTGATGACGCTGATTGCCGGATTGGAAACGCTTTCTTCCGGTTCGATAGTCCGCAGCAGGAAAGACGGCGGTGAGTTGCGTATCGGGCTGGTGTTTCAGGAAGCCGACGCTCAAATCCTCGGCGATACCGTCGAGGAGGATGCGCTTTTCGGTATGCGGGACAGCAAGTTGCCGAAAGAGGTTATTGCGCAGCGGTTGGAAACGATACTAACGATGCTGGGTTTATACGAAAAGCGCCGTTCGCCCGCCCGCAGTTTGTCAGGGGGCGAAAAGCGGCGGCTTGCAGTTGCCGGTATCCTGATGATGGAAGCCGATGTTATCATCTTTGACGAACCTTTTGCCAATCTCGATTTTGCAGGGGTGGTGCAGGTAACGGCAATGATAGAGCAGCTGCAGCGTGACGGGAAAACGGTTATGGTGCTTACCCATGAGCTGGAAAAAGTGCTTGCACTTGCGAACCGGCTTATCATCTTGCACAAAGGACATCTTGTTTATAACGCAGAACCGGAGCCTGCACTCCATAGCGGTATCCTTGAACAATACGGCATACGGAATCCGCTCTGCTCATACCGTGTATTTGCCGACCTTGTATGGAAAATTGGTGAGCAAAGCTCACCGGTTCATATAGATGACCGATGA
- a CDS encoding CbiQ family ECF transporter T component: protein MIVDKNSFLFQYTARNTVIHRLPAGVKFCILCLSSFTLYSAPQILLAVYAFFLVLAGIGAKLSWLTVKRNCRFLGVYTLCIFFIKIIGMPLTVDMFKTMAAETLLFMQKLALILFTASIFYETTSKLEIFVLCEKIERFFCRKKYTGAFSTLFTITLMCVPRVFEVWAQLNYAYDARTHRRRDIVNAYRRFASLLPALIENLLRFAVTVEKALKNRRLRG from the coding sequence ATGATCGTCGATAAAAACAGCTTTTTATTTCAGTATACAGCGCGAAATACGGTGATTCACCGTCTCCCTGCAGGGGTAAAGTTCTGCATATTATGCCTTTCTTCCTTTACCTTGTACAGCGCACCTCAGATACTGCTAGCGGTATACGCATTCTTTCTGGTGTTAGCCGGTATTGGTGCAAAACTGTCATGGCTAACGGTGAAAAGAAATTGCCGGTTTTTAGGTGTTTATACACTTTGTATTTTTTTTATCAAGATAATCGGTATGCCGCTGACGGTAGATATGTTTAAAACTATGGCAGCGGAAACACTGTTGTTTATGCAAAAACTCGCGCTTATCTTATTTACTGCTTCAATATTTTACGAAACCACCTCAAAGCTGGAAATTTTTGTACTCTGTGAAAAAATCGAACGTTTTTTTTGCAGAAAGAAATACACCGGCGCCTTTTCGACGCTCTTTACCATCACATTGATGTGCGTACCTCGTGTGTTTGAGGTGTGGGCGCAGTTAAACTATGCTTATGATGCACGTACCCATCGGCGGCGTGATATTGTAAACGCCTATCGCCGGTTTGCTTCTTTATTGCCTGCTCTTATCGAAAACCTCTTACGCTTTGCCGTTACCGTCGAAAAAGCCCTCAAAAACCGGCGACTGCGGGGGTGA
- the cas2 gene encoding CRISPR-associated endonuclease Cas2 encodes MFVSVMIDPGGEESAAHLSELLTFYGFERVQRACWESVTLNEKQLVALKREIDRVTDYYDVIRIYQYPVEGVLAISTLAKKKWRKLLIRPPQKV; translated from the coding sequence ATGTTTGTATCGGTAATGATAGATCCGGGCGGAGAGGAATCCGCCGCCCATCTTTCTGAATTGTTAACCTTTTACGGATTTGAACGGGTGCAGCGGGCGTGTTGGGAATCCGTTACGCTTAATGAAAAACAGTTGGTTGCTCTTAAACGTGAAATTGATCGGGTAACCGATTATTATGATGTTATCCGCATATATCAGTATCCCGTTGAGGGCGTATTAGCGATTTCCACGCTTGCAAAGAAGAAGTGGCGGAAACTCTTAATCCGTCCGCCTCAGAAAGTCTAA
- the prfB gene encoding peptide chain release factor 2 (programmed frameshift): MLLEEYKPQIVALKSDVDEIWRRLDSEAVKKRIAEKEAIAGDEGFWNDPKNAEKLLSEIKKLKNRIEPWEILIADIEDLQTLYELAQEAGAEDNADSIQEIDTSLKNLQERFEKLNTLALLSDEVDGSDAFLTVHAGAGGTEACDWARMLTRMYLRWAERRGFSVETLDELEADEGLKSITLQIRGDYAYGFLKAETGVHRLIRISPFDANARRHTSFSSVYVFPVLDDTIEVNIRPEDLRVDTYRAGGAGGQHVNKTDSAVRLTHLPTGIVVACQNERSQISNRATAMSMLKARLYEYYRNEKEKENAKFAAEKKGISWGNQIRSYIFQPYTMVKDHRTKHETGNIQAVMDGDIDGFIEDFLKKQWANQLMYEDTPE; encoded by the exons ATGTTATTGGAAGAATATAAACCGCAGATTGTAGCGCTTAAATCCGATGTCGACGAAATCTGGAGGCGTCTT GACTCCGAAGCGGTAAAAAAACGGATTGCAGAAAAAGAAGCTATCGCGGGGGATGAAGGCTTTTGGAATGACCCTAAAAATGCCGAAAAACTCTTGTCGGAAATTAAAAAACTGAAAAACCGTATTGAGCCGTGGGAAATACTCATTGCTGATATAGAAGATTTGCAGACGCTCTATGAACTCGCTCAAGAAGCCGGAGCGGAAGATAATGCAGATTCCATTCAAGAAATCGATACGTCGCTTAAAAACCTTCAAGAACGGTTTGAAAAGCTCAATACGTTGGCGCTCCTTTCCGACGAGGTTGACGGGAGCGATGCCTTTTTGACCGTGCATGCCGGAGCCGGCGGAACCGAAGCCTGCGATTGGGCACGGATGTTAACCCGTATGTATCTCCGCTGGGCGGAGCGCCGCGGTTTTTCCGTCGAAACGCTCGATGAACTGGAAGCCGATGAGGGCTTAAAATCCATCACCCTACAGATACGCGGCGATTATGCCTACGGTTTTTTAAAGGCGGAAACGGGTGTACACCGACTCATCAGAATTAGTCCCTTTGATGCGAATGCTCGTAGGCATACGTCTTTTTCTTCTGTCTATGTGTTCCCCGTACTGGATGATACCATCGAGGTAAATATCAGACCGGAAGATTTACGGGTAGATACCTACCGTGCAGGCGGCGCCGGAGGACAGCATGTTAATAAAACCGATTCGGCAGTACGGCTGACGCACTTGCCTACCGGTATTGTTGTAGCGTGTCAAAATGAGCGAAGTCAAATCTCCAATCGGGCAACGGCGATGAGTATGCTCAAAGCACGGCTTTACGAATACTACCGCAACGAAAAAGAAAAAGAGAATGCAAAATTCGCCGCTGAGAAAAAAGGGATTTCGTGGGGGAATCAAATCAGATCGTATATATTTCAGCCCTATACAATGGTAAAAGATCATCGTACAAAACATGAAACGGGAAATATCCAAGCCGTTATGGACGGTGATATAGACGGTTTTATCGAAGACTTTTTGAAAAAACAATGGGCAAATCAGCTGATGTATGAGGATACTCCGGAATGA
- a CDS encoding PEGA domain-containing protein, protein MKIKRLCVALIAMVTALFGVAQTKGELPTWSITASKFTLTDVPELYTSYSTALPAMLNLFCAVPASRLVTPEEKRARQLIDYAAKKLVLIRERSSLIAERDSLYLAVMSEKEKLKQTAAFNKKITAKEADIQKAQEKIDTLLADTSFTAETLPVMMWKDGQQVFELPEYANISQTLKSENISAVIDGSIQDLAGYMYVSVVLTTGLPGMPDYRFSEAGPYQSIETIARSLAAQIMTAVKNTQPAKVLLTVEPEDAEVYLDSEALETGKKSIYMYAGSHRLEALAAGYDSAGKTIEAQAGQNYLLNIKLKKEKIISVGFQFIKPDADVFLHTQYFAGTPFQTDVPAGKNTAISFSYKDVKTYIVLRPDNFMQQGQTIYQLQATLNKEKTKTLIDRRRNVLYWSLGAFYVSLPIFMILQGVTADMASAAADSRLGINAAVQNKYRALFISTAVMQGITIGLGINYVIQLGLYLYAADQSIPKEARKL, encoded by the coding sequence ATGAAAATAAAACGGCTGTGTGTCGCTCTGATTGCGATGGTAACTGCATTATTCGGCGTTGCGCAAACAAAAGGCGAACTTCCTACATGGTCAATTACGGCATCAAAATTCACGCTTACCGATGTGCCTGAATTGTATACGTCGTATTCGACTGCATTACCCGCAATGCTCAACCTTTTTTGTGCTGTACCCGCAAGCAGGCTCGTAACCCCCGAAGAAAAAAGGGCGCGGCAACTCATAGATTATGCTGCAAAAAAACTTGTGCTTATTCGCGAACGGTCATCATTAATCGCAGAACGCGATTCGCTGTACCTTGCGGTAATGTCCGAAAAAGAAAAGCTGAAGCAGACAGCTGCGTTCAACAAAAAAATAACTGCAAAGGAAGCGGATATTCAAAAAGCCCAAGAGAAAATCGATACATTGCTGGCTGACACCTCTTTTACCGCTGAAACGCTCCCCGTTATGATGTGGAAGGATGGCCAACAGGTGTTTGAGCTTCCCGAATATGCGAACATTTCGCAAACGCTGAAATCCGAAAATATCTCCGCAGTTATTGACGGCTCGATACAGGATTTGGCGGGGTATATGTACGTGTCCGTTGTATTGACAACCGGTTTGCCGGGTATGCCCGACTACCGGTTCAGCGAAGCGGGGCCGTATCAGTCAATCGAAACAATTGCCCGTTCGTTAGCGGCGCAAATTATGACGGCGGTAAAAAATACCCAACCTGCAAAGGTTTTGCTTACTGTCGAACCGGAAGATGCGGAAGTGTATTTGGACAGCGAAGCACTGGAAACGGGAAAAAAGTCTATTTATATGTATGCAGGGAGTCATCGACTTGAAGCGCTTGCTGCCGGTTACGATTCAGCCGGTAAGACTATCGAGGCTCAAGCTGGACAAAACTATTTGCTGAACATAAAATTAAAAAAAGAAAAAATTATTTCCGTCGGATTTCAGTTTATAAAACCTGATGCGGATGTATTTTTACATACACAGTATTTTGCCGGTACTCCGTTTCAAACCGATGTTCCGGCAGGTAAAAATACGGCTATCAGTTTTTCATATAAAGATGTAAAAACCTATATTGTGCTTCGGCCTGATAATTTTATGCAGCAAGGGCAGACAATCTATCAGCTGCAAGCTACGCTCAATAAAGAAAAGACCAAGACATTGATTGACAGGCGTCGGAATGTTTTGTACTGGTCGCTCGGCGCCTTTTATGTATCGCTTCCTATTTTTATGATTTTGCAAGGGGTAACAGCGGATATGGCTTCTGCCGCTGCGGATTCCCGTTTGGGGATTAATGCAGCAGTACAGAATAAATATCGTGCGTTGTTTATAAGCACTGCAGTTATGCAGGGAATAACAATCGGTTTAGGTATTAACTATGTGATACAGCTTGGACTGTATCTGTACGCCGCTGATCAGAGTATTCCAAAAGAGGCGCGTAAGTTATAA
- the ftsY gene encoding signal recognition particle-docking protein FtsY encodes MAKRSFSEGLKKLFGIHSQLDDSFFESVTDTLVEGDIGAQFAFEIEDLLRAECKKRKVEEQEQVLQILYDILLPFLPVASFTPEKDKTSVYLLLGVNGVGKTTTAAKLAQYFKPRFESPIILAAADTFRAAAIEQLEYHGKQLDVRVIAHQYGGDPGAVIFDAAQAVRAQGGGLVIADTAGRLHNKEDLVRELQKINRIAESKTDEGCYKKILVLDVTAGQSGFRQAEVFHEAVGVDAVILTKYDSTAKGGIALSVGRQLNLPVIFTGTGEKYGDFAPFNADTYLREFIGMPV; translated from the coding sequence ATGGCTAAAAGAAGTTTTTCCGAAGGCTTAAAGAAACTGTTCGGCATTCATTCTCAATTAGATGATTCTTTTTTTGAAAGCGTCACCGATACATTGGTAGAAGGCGATATCGGCGCTCAATTTGCGTTCGAGATTGAAGATTTGCTTCGTGCGGAATGTAAAAAACGGAAGGTTGAAGAGCAAGAACAGGTATTGCAGATTTTATACGATATTTTGCTTCCCTTTTTGCCGGTTGCTTCTTTTACGCCGGAGAAAGATAAAACCTCCGTGTATTTGCTGCTGGGTGTAAACGGAGTAGGCAAGACGACAACTGCTGCCAAGCTTGCTCAGTATTTTAAACCTCGCTTTGAATCGCCGATCATACTTGCCGCTGCGGATACCTTTAGGGCAGCTGCGATAGAGCAGCTTGAGTATCACGGGAAACAGCTTGATGTACGGGTTATTGCGCATCAATATGGCGGAGATCCGGGGGCGGTTATCTTTGATGCAGCACAGGCGGTGCGGGCGCAGGGGGGCGGTCTTGTTATCGCCGATACCGCCGGGCGGCTCCATAATAAGGAAGACCTTGTGCGGGAACTACAAAAAATCAATAGAATTGCCGAATCGAAAACCGATGAGGGATGTTATAAAAAAATACTCGTGCTCGACGTAACGGCAGGGCAAAGCGGCTTTAGACAGGCTGAGGTTTTCCACGAGGCGGTCGGTGTCGATGCAGTCATCCTGACAAAATACGATTCGACGGCAAAGGGCGGTATCGCACTCAGTGTGGGACGGCAGCTGAATCTGCCGGTCATTTTTACCGGCACCGGAGAAAAATACGGGGACTTTGCCCCTTTCAATGCCGATACCTATCTACGGGAATTTATCGGTATGCCGGTATGA
- a CDS encoding ABC transporter permease: MKRTDLTWILFVLRRFNAADTKGRSAITGILSVLGIAFGVMVLIVILAVMNGFQRSFIDTILQVSSAHVQLYGSEAALEQARAAGGFKAFYVFSETQTIMQGNYGRQQPAILRAVPKTILSDDRDLAGAITMMEGAFDLSAPHSVVLGYELARLLSVSAGDSISLLALSGTADTDIFPENAECMVAGLMKTGYYAIDAGFAFMSTETGELLCGTQQELSAAVKLQNSEADGIYIARIAAAVPELKAESWRTYNQAFFGALRIEKNTMFMLVFLIFVVVTVNIYNGMRRSIYERREEISVLASLGAKKEHIQALFIANGFTIGLLGASIGLLLGLLLSADINRVFLLAEYLINAVIEAANILLEHTFFTGFTIFSPQYFYIDSVPVRIFFGEVFLVFLFGVFSASFAASIAARKILTLKPAEVLRYE; encoded by the coding sequence GTGAAGCGTACCGATCTTACGTGGATTTTATTCGTGCTGCGGAGATTTAATGCCGCTGATACCAAAGGACGCTCGGCAATTACCGGAATCCTTTCAGTACTCGGCATCGCTTTCGGAGTTATGGTCTTGATTGTTATTCTTGCTGTGATGAATGGGTTTCAGCGTAGCTTTATCGATACTATTTTGCAGGTAAGCTCGGCACACGTACAGCTGTATGGCTCCGAAGCGGCGCTTGAACAGGCGCGGGCTGCAGGTGGGTTCAAAGCTTTTTATGTATTTTCAGAAACGCAGACAATAATGCAGGGAAACTACGGCAGGCAGCAGCCCGCCATACTACGCGCCGTGCCTAAAACGATATTAAGCGATGACCGCGATTTAGCCGGTGCTATAACAATGATGGAAGGAGCCTTTGACCTCAGTGCGCCGCATTCCGTTGTGCTTGGGTATGAGCTTGCCCGTCTGCTTTCCGTTTCTGCAGGAGATAGCATTTCACTCCTTGCACTTTCGGGTACTGCGGATACCGACATCTTTCCGGAGAATGCTGAATGTATGGTCGCCGGTTTAATGAAGACCGGCTATTATGCAATCGATGCGGGTTTTGCTTTTATGTCAACGGAGACCGGCGAGCTGCTGTGCGGCACACAGCAGGAGCTATCTGCCGCAGTAAAACTGCAAAACTCGGAAGCTGACGGGATATATATAGCCCGCATTGCCGCAGCCGTACCCGAATTAAAAGCCGAATCATGGCGTACCTATAATCAAGCGTTTTTCGGGGCTTTGCGTATCGAAAAAAATACGATGTTTATGCTTGTGTTTTTGATCTTTGTAGTGGTCACGGTGAATATTTACAACGGAATGCGGCGTTCCATTTATGAACGGCGGGAGGAGATTTCGGTACTCGCTTCATTGGGTGCTAAAAAAGAACATATCCAAGCCCTCTTTATTGCTAACGGCTTTACGATCGGGCTTTTGGGCGCATCTATCGGCTTGCTCTTAGGACTGCTGCTTTCTGCAGACATCAATCGGGTATTTTTATTGGCTGAATATTTGATAAATGCCGTCATTGAAGCGGCAAATATTTTGTTGGAGCATACGTTTTTTACGGGCTTTACTATTTTCAGTCCTCAATACTTTTATATTGATTCAGTACCCGTGCGTATTTTCTTCGGCGAAGTTTTTTTAGTATTCTTATTCGGCGTCTTTTCTGCGAGTTTTGCCGCTTCAATTGCAGCTCGAAAAATTCTAACCCTTAAACCTGCGGAGGTGCTGCGCTATGAATAA
- a CDS encoding ABC transporter ATP-binding protein, producing the protein MNKPILALTNVSKTFQSEADSICILHNLDLIIEQPAKIAVVGESGCGKSTFLNIVGGLEQADSGEIIAGGYELHRLNESGLTDYRRFYLGFIFQFHYLLKDFTAIENVMLPALIAGMPKKEVKEKAAALLQDVKLETRLNHFPAQLSGGERQRAAVARALINNPSLILADEPTGNLDPANAHGVQELLFSMADKHHKTLIIVTHDQGIAADTDLCYRLEQGKLHLL; encoded by the coding sequence ATGAATAAACCGATTTTAGCGCTGACAAACGTTTCAAAAACCTTTCAGTCGGAGGCGGACTCAATTTGCATTTTACATAACTTAGATCTGATAATCGAACAACCGGCAAAAATCGCTGTAGTAGGGGAGTCCGGCTGCGGAAAAAGCACTTTTTTGAATATTGTCGGCGGTTTGGAACAGGCTGATTCGGGAGAGATTATTGCGGGTGGATATGAACTGCACCGGCTCAACGAAAGTGGTTTGACGGACTACCGCCGTTTTTACCTTGGCTTTATCTTTCAGTTTCACTATTTGTTGAAGGATTTTACGGCTATCGAAAATGTGATGCTGCCCGCACTTATTGCAGGTATGCCGAAAAAAGAGGTAAAAGAGAAGGCTGCTGCGCTTTTGCAGGATGTCAAGTTGGAAACGAGGCTTAATCACTTTCCTGCTCAACTGTCGGGAGGAGAGCGGCAGCGGGCAGCGGTCGCTCGTGCGCTTATCAATAACCCTTCGCTCATTTTAGCTGATGAGCCGACCGGCAACCTCGATCCCGCAAATGCGCACGGGGTTCAAGAATTGCTCTTTTCGATGGCGGATAAACATCATAAAACGCTTATCATCGTAACGCATGATCAAGGAATTGCCGCCGACACTGATCTGTGCTACCGGCTTGAACAAGGAAAGCTACATCTTTTATGA